The genomic stretch GACGGGATGCGACGGTGTGGGTGGGCGCACGATGATTCAACCGCCGCGTGGAGCCCGCAACTTCTCGATCGCGGCGCCGATCGCCGCCTGCGTCGTTTCGTCGAACCAGCGGTCGACGAAATCGGCGTCGTCGGGCCTCGCCCGTTCCATGGCCTCGAGCGTCGGGGCGTGCAGGCGCCGTTTGATGTCGGCGAAGGCGGCCTCGCTCGGCGTCCACGTCACGATCTCCTCGAGACACTGGTCCAAGAGCTCCTCGGGCTCGACCACCGTGTCGACCAGTCCCATGTCCTGCGCCTTGAACGTCGGGTAGAGGGCGCCTCCGTACACGACCTTCTCGAGCACCGGACGCGGCAACGGATACCGCAGCATCTCGATGTTCGACGGCGGCACGATCAATCCGAGCTGGCTCTCGGTCAGGCCGATCTTGCCCTTGCCCTCGGCCATGATCCGCTGGTCGCAGGCCAGCGCGAGCAGAGCGCCTCCGGCCACGGCGTGA from Candidatus Krumholzibacteriia bacterium encodes the following:
- a CDS encoding enoyl-CoA hydratase/isomerase family protein translates to MIERTTHGDARVLTLRHGPANALDTDLLGALVATLGEEAAQPHRGLILTGHGSMFSAGLDLLALENADREEIARLVQALGDALVALFDHPRPTIAAINGHAVAGGALLALACDQRIMAEGKGKIGLTESQLGLIVPPSNIEMLRYPLPRPVLEKVVYGGALYPTFKAQDMGLVDTVVEPEELLDQCLEEIVTWTPSEAAFADIKRRLHAPTLEAMERARPDDADFVDRWFDETTQAAIGAAIEKLRAPRGG